A window from Telopea speciosissima isolate NSW1024214 ecotype Mountain lineage chromosome 8, Tspe_v1, whole genome shotgun sequence encodes these proteins:
- the LOC122670371 gene encoding E3 ubiquitin-protein ligase AIRP2-like, translating to MFFSEDEDLSGKEMEPLYNQLAKSSYKESLKGLEADIQFANTLAASIPRAKGGARLQMKLVYSHLTPLFLFLLQWMDFSCACLLQRYLNLFNILVYKVYQDGRPSISSHGRKATIGEFYAVILPSLQQLNGDSYERDCSVEMFGRKRLEEKRKFSDMDLEREDECGICMEPCTKMLLPTCCHTMCINCYHDWNTRSESCPFCRGSIKRVKSGDLWVLTNNSDMLDKETVAMEDLLRFYLYIDKLPKDIPDTLFLVYYEYLI from the exons atgttCTTTTCCGAAGACGAAGATCTGTCGGGGAAAGAGATGGAGCCTCTGTATAATCAGCTTGCCAAGTCCTCTTACAAGGAGTCCCTTAAGGGCCTGGAAGCCGATATACAATTTGCCAATACCTT AGCGGCATCAATTCCAAGAGCCAAAGGTGGTGCACGTCTTCAAATGAAATTAGTTTACAGCCACTTGACTcctttgtttctgtttctgcTCCAGTGGATGGATTTCTCTTGTGCATGCCTACTACAGAGATATCTAAACCTCTTCAACATACTGGTGTACAAG GTATATCAAGATGGGAGGCCTAGCATTTCTTCGCATGGGAGGAAAGCAACAATTGGGGAATTTTATG CTGTCATATTGCCCTCTCTACAACAGCTCAATGGTGATTCTTACGAGAGAGATTGCAGCGTAGAGATGTTTGGAAGAAAGAGActggaagaaaagaggaagttCTCTGATATGGATTTGGAGAGAGAAGATGAATGTGGCATTTGCATGGAGCCATGCACGAAGATGCTTTTGCCAACTTGTTGCCATACCATGTGCATTAACTGCTACCATGACTG GAATACAAGGTCAGAGTCCTGCCCATTTTGCCGGGGTAGCATAAAGAGAGTTAAATCAGGAGACCTATGGGTTCTCACCAATAACAGCGATATGCTTGACAAAGAAACAGTGGCCATGGAGGACTTATTGCGGTTCTACCTCTATATTGATAAGCTGCCAAAAGATATTCCAGATACCCTTTTCTTAGTGTATTATGAGTACCTAATCTGA
- the LOC122671918 gene encoding GDSL esterase/lipase At3g48460 isoform X2 — protein MYCKTMESYCYNYTWFPSQVLTLITTIITFFFCFSSSTTATQTFSRIYAFGDSYTDTGNTKSSTGPTMFQHVSNLPYGTTFFNKPTNRYSDGRLVIDFVAETLNLPYLPPFLDRADMDTSHGVNFAVAGSTAIDHEFFVRNNLTVDNTPESLKTELLWFDKFLEEQGCGEGANTNSDCSELFDDTLFWVGEIGVNDYAYLIGSLVPTGTVQKLAIDSLSSFLQELLKKGAKYMVVQGLPSTGCLALSMSYSLFDDRDDMGCVGSVNLVTYMHNSQLQDKIQDLRKQFPNAVITYADYSNAYREVMKNTRKYGFQEPFEACCGSGGGPYNFNLLATCGSPAASRACSNPSQFINWDGVHLTEAMYKVIADLFLHGGYCHPSFSDLLSRKTLGS, from the exons ATGTACTGTAAAACAATGGAGAGCTACTGCTACAACTACACTTGGTTTCCTTCCCAAGTACTTACCCTTATAACCACCATTATCaccttcttcttttgcttctctAGTAGTACTACTGCAACCCAAACCTTCTCTAGAATCTATGCCTTTGGTGACTCTTACACAGATACAGGAAACACCAAATCATCCACAGGTCCAACTATGTTCCAACATGTATCAAACCTTCCTTATGGCACAACCTTCTTCAACAAACCCACTAATCGTTACTCAGATGGTCGTCTTGTGATCGACTTTGTAGCTGAAACCCTTAACTTACCATACTTACCACCATTCCTTGACAGAGCAGATATGGATACATCTCATGGTGTGAACTTTGCAGTAGCTGGTTCGACTGCCATTGATCATGAGTTCTTTGTGAGGAACAATCTCACTGTGGATAACACTCCAGAGTCACTCAAAACTGAGCTTCTTTGGTTTGATAAGTTTTTGGAAGAACAAGGTTGTGGTGAAGGAGCAAATACAAATAGTGATTGCAGTGAATTGTTTGATGATACTCTGTTTTGGGTTGGAGAGATTGGAGTAAATGATTATGCTTATCTCATTGGATCTCTTGTACCTACTGGTACTGTTCAAAAGCTTGCCATTGACAGTCTTTCCAGTTTTTTA CAGGAGTTACTGAAGAAAGGGGCCAAGTACATGGTGGTTCAAGGTCTACCATCAACAGGATGCCTGGCACTATCCATGTCATACTCTCTCTTTGATGACAGAGACGACATGGGCTGTGTGGGGAGCGTAAACCTGGTGACTTACATGCATAACTCCCAGCTTCAAGACAAGATTCAGGATCTCAGGAAACAATTCCCTAATGCTGTCATTACCTATGCCGATTACTCCAATGCTTATCGCGAGGTGATGAAGAACACTCGCAAGTATGGGTTCCAGGAGCCCTTCGAAGCTTGCTGTGGCTCTGGTGGTGGACCATACAACTTCAACTTACTTGCCACATGTGGGTCACCAGCTGCCTCAAGAGCTTGTTCAAACCCTAGCCAATTCATCAACTGGGATGGTGTCCATCTCACAGAAGCCATGTACAAGGTCATCGCTGATCTGTTCCTCCATGGTGGATATTGTCATCCTTCATTCAGTGACTTGCTAAGTAGAAAAACCCTTGGGAGCTGA
- the LOC122671918 gene encoding GDSL esterase/lipase At3g48460 isoform X1, with translation MYCKTMESYCYNYTWFPSQVLTLITTIITFFFCFSSSTTATQTFSRIYAFGDSYTDTGNTKSSTGPTMFQHVSNLPYGTTFFNKPTNRYSDGRLVIDFVAETLNLPYLPPFLDRADMDTSHGVNFAVAGSTAIDHEFFVRNNLTVDNTPESLKTELLWFDKFLEEQGCGEGANTNSDCSELFDDTLFWVGEIGVNDYAYLIGSLVPTGTVQKLAIDSLSSFLEELLKKGAKYMVVQGLPSTGCLALSMSYSLFDDRDDMGCVGSVNLVTYMHNSQLQDKIQDLRKQFPNAVITYADYSNAYREVMKNTRKYGFQEPFEACCGSGGGPYNFNLLATCGSPAASRACSNPSQFINWDGVHLTEAMYKVIADLFLHGGYCHPSFSDLLSRKTLGS, from the exons ATGTACTGTAAAACAATGGAGAGCTACTGCTACAACTACACTTGGTTTCCTTCCCAAGTACTTACCCTTATAACCACCATTATCaccttcttcttttgcttctctAGTAGTACTACTGCAACCCAAACCTTCTCTAGAATCTATGCCTTTGGTGACTCTTACACAGATACAGGAAACACCAAATCATCCACAGGTCCAACTATGTTCCAACATGTATCAAACCTTCCTTATGGCACAACCTTCTTCAACAAACCCACTAATCGTTACTCAGATGGTCGTCTTGTGATCGACTTTGTAGCTGAAACCCTTAACTTACCATACTTACCACCATTCCTTGACAGAGCAGATATGGATACATCTCATGGTGTGAACTTTGCAGTAGCTGGTTCGACTGCCATTGATCATGAGTTCTTTGTGAGGAACAATCTCACTGTGGATAACACTCCAGAGTCACTCAAAACTGAGCTTCTTTGGTTTGATAAGTTTTTGGAAGAACAAGGTTGTGGTGAAGGAGCAAATACAAATAGTGATTGCAGTGAATTGTTTGATGATACTCTGTTTTGGGTTGGAGAGATTGGAGTAAATGATTATGCTTATCTCATTGGATCTCTTGTACCTACTGGTACTGTTCAAAAGCTTGCCATTGACAGTCTTTCCAGTTTTTTAGAG GAGTTACTGAAGAAAGGGGCCAAGTACATGGTGGTTCAAGGTCTACCATCAACAGGATGCCTGGCACTATCCATGTCATACTCTCTCTTTGATGACAGAGACGACATGGGCTGTGTGGGGAGCGTAAACCTGGTGACTTACATGCATAACTCCCAGCTTCAAGACAAGATTCAGGATCTCAGGAAACAATTCCCTAATGCTGTCATTACCTATGCCGATTACTCCAATGCTTATCGCGAGGTGATGAAGAACACTCGCAAGTATGGGTTCCAGGAGCCCTTCGAAGCTTGCTGTGGCTCTGGTGGTGGACCATACAACTTCAACTTACTTGCCACATGTGGGTCACCAGCTGCCTCAAGAGCTTGTTCAAACCCTAGCCAATTCATCAACTGGGATGGTGTCCATCTCACAGAAGCCATGTACAAGGTCATCGCTGATCTGTTCCTCCATGGTGGATATTGTCATCCTTCATTCAGTGACTTGCTAAGTAGAAAAACCCTTGGGAGCTGA